From Coffea arabica cultivar ET-39 chromosome 10e, Coffea Arabica ET-39 HiFi, whole genome shotgun sequence, one genomic window encodes:
- the LOC140015207 gene encoding uncharacterized protein, with protein MEAEPLATISGRAIQKFFWKNIVCRFGIPHVLISDNGRQFTEKPFRSWCAEFGISQHFTSVGHPQANGQVLWAYRSTSRTATHETPFSLTYGAEAVVPAEVGLPSPRIQNFVASANEEEMRCNLDMLEAKREEAAIRMAKYKSQLARYHNVKVRNTQYQPGDLVLRKNSVSRAHSSNKFDPN; from the exons ATGGAGGCCGAACCTCTAGCCACTATCTCTGGAAGGGCAATTCAGAAGTTCTTCTGGAAGAACATAGTATGCCGCTTCGGGATCCCACATGTCTTGATATCCGACAATGGGCGACAGTTCACCGAAAAACCCTTCAGGAGCTGGTGCGCTGAGTTCGGGATCAGCCAACACTTCACCTCGGTCGGTCATCCCCAGGCCAACGGCCAA GTCCTCTGGGCTTATCGCTCTACGTCGAGGACAGCTACTCATGAGACCCCGTTCTCCCTGACTTACGGGGCGGAGGCGGTAGTGCCCGCGGAGGTCGGCCTCCCCTCCCCTCGGATACAGAACTTCGTTGCGTCAgccaatgaagaagaaatgaggtGTAACTTGGACATGCTGGAGGCCAAGCGCGAGGAAGCGGCGATACGGATGGCTAAGTACAAGAGCCAGCTTGCCCGCTATCATAACGTAAAGGTGAGGAATACGCAGTACCAGCCGGGTGACCTCGTCCTAAGAAAGAACTCAGTCAGCCGAGCTCATAGCTCCAACAAGTTTGATCCAAACTAG
- the LOC113711423 gene encoding uncharacterized protein, with protein MTKWAVELAEHDIGYQPRTVIKAQALADFLAEGASLSVTESSSLPEEARQEEPWVLFVDGVSSKEGSGAGLLLTSPTGEELTYALRFDFPASNNEAEYEALLTGLRIAHQMSITAIRVRSDSQLVVCQVRGEYEVKEDVMKEYLAKVRKAIKLFDIFEIERVPRSQNKRADALSKQASSSFVHLSKEVLVEVVKQKSIGQIQVLTIDSPATWMTPLVNFLSSGALPVNKIEARRLQLRAAKYAYVGRILYRRSYLSPWLKCITPEEGDYIFREVHEGLYAAHVGSRVLAKKCLLLGYYCPSVFRDAAAFVQKCRACQVHAPLRHQPTREIVPIHSPWPFAQWEIDLLGPFPRAPGRYEHLVVAIDYFTK; from the coding sequence ATGACCAAATGGGCCGTCGAACTGGCAGAGCACGACATCGGCTATCAGCCTCGCACCGTTATCAAAGCTCAGGCCCTGGCAGACTTTCTCGCCGAGGGAGCCAGTTTGTCAGTGACTGAGTCGAGCTCTTTGCCCGAAGAGGCACGGCAGGAAGAGCCGTGGGTATTATTTGTGGACGGAGTCTCGAGTAAGGAAGGGAGCGGAGCCGGCCTGCTACTCACCTCGCCCACCGGGGAGGAGCTGACCTATGCACTCAGATTTGACTTCCCGGCATCCAACAATGAGGCTGAGTACGAGGCCCTATTGACAGGATTGCGGATTGCCCACCAGATGAGTATAACCGCGATCAGGGTCCGGAGTGACTCTCAACTCGTAGTCTGCCAGGTCCGCGGGGAGTACGAGGTCAAGGAGGATGTCATGAAAGAATATTTGGCTAAGGTGCGGAAGGCGATAAAACTGTTCGACATTTTCGAGATTGAGCGGGTGCCGAGGTCACAGAATAAGCGGGCAGACGCCCTGTCGAAACAAGCGTCCTCCTCGTTTGTCCACCTGAGTAAGGAAGTCTTGGTGGAGGTAGTTAAGCAAAAAAGCATTGGCCAGATCCAGGTCTTGACTATAGACAGCCCGGCCACTTGGATGACTCCCCTCGTAAACTTCCTCAGCTCGGGTGCCCTCCCAGTGAACAAAATCGAGGCTCGCCGACTCCAGCTCAGAGCTGCTAAGTACGCGTACGTCGGGCGGATCCTCTACAGGAGGTCGTATCTGTCTCCCTGGCTAAAGTGCATAACTCCTGAGGAGGGCGACTATATCTTCCGAGAAGTTCACGAAGGCCTGTACGCAGCACATGTGGGGTCCCGAGTGTTGGCCAAAAAATGCCTGCTCCTAGGCTACTACTGTCCCTCGGTGTTTCGGGATGCCGCGGCTTTTGTTCAGAAATGCCGAGCCTGCCAGGTGCACGCCCCGCTGCGTCACCAGCCCACTCGGGAGATAGTCCCCATCCACAGTCCTTGGCCCTTTGCCCAGTGGGAAATAGACCTCCTGGGTCCCTTTCCCCGAGCTCCCGGAAGGTACGAACACCTCGTGGTGGCCATCGACTATTTCACAAAGTAG